In Setaria viridis chromosome 5, Setaria_viridis_v4.0, whole genome shotgun sequence, the genomic stretch tataggtgggtaatttttagaaaacaaaatagatccaatggttatgatgatttcagtctatcgattgatggctagatattccttttttttagaattttaggatttatctttttttctaaaatgtctatcaggaatcctaggtggcagAAGGCTTTGAAAGATACCCAAATATGAGAGAGAGAAATTGGCCATCGACGTCTTCCTTTCTCGCCAATGGACAAAATGCACTCAAATTTCACTTTCGTCTACTTTGATTGAAACATAGGAACATCTTAACCGCTTCTTTGCGTCGTGTCAGCCTATCCATCCTCTCAAGCAAAAACGCGAATCAGTGAGTTAACCGGTGTGATTAGCTAGCTAGTGAACGAGTGGCGACGGCCCTGTCCCCACCTGGCAGTGGGATGTGCGAGAGGCAGCGACAGATCTGACAGGCGCGCTCATTTGCCTGACAAGCCGGAGCAGCTCAGCTCCCCGCTGTTGCTACAGGATCCATATCCGTGTATGCATTCGCATGATGGAGAGTGGAGTGGGCAAGTGAACTCAGCCGCTGACACTGAAGTGGGTCACTCTCACTCACTCTCAACATCTTCACgatttcctccttcctcctcctcctccaaaaaattaaaaaaacaacGTAGCTTTTCCTCAAAAGCTGCTAGCTTTTGCTCCAATTCACATCTACATTTTATAAAATAATGCCACAATGCAAAATGGTGGAGCTCACCACTCCACCACCGGGGAGAGCATTGTTTTTCTACCCCTTTTGATCACTCCCATATTCCACTCccactccctccctccaccaccaccaccaccagtagCCAACATGATGAGAAAAATACGCAGGGCATTTCACTTTTGTTTCCCTCTCCTACGAAAAAGATGCCGCTTCAAGGGGCCCCTTTTGTTGCTCATACTATGCCAGGGTCCAATGCAGATCGAAAATGTACCACACCAGGTTTCGAGCAGATTTCGTGCAGATTTTGGTAGAAAGAGGGGGCAATTATTGGGTGCCCTGCTCCGAGCATGTCTGCCTTGCCTTGCCTTCTTCCATGTCCAAAGATAAGCTAGCTGCCACTTCCTCGAAACATGGCTCAACGGGGCCCTCTGCTCAGATCAGTGACTAGACTAACCTCCATGATCAGTTTCTTTTTCCTGAAAGAAATCTGTGATCACTTTACTGTCTGCGGTTCAATGACACACTATTTCTGTTTAGTAGTACCTCTAATAAGAATGCCACCTTTCTCCAAGACTAGTAAGAGTTTGAACTAGTAGCAGAACAATATGTTTCTAGTTTCTAGACATGTACAACCAGAAGCCACCAGTTCTAAGCGCTGATTCATGTTCGGATTTTGAATATTTTACCTAGCTGGAATAGACAATGTCAACTTGAGCAACCACTTGCCTCAGGCTGGACTGAATTTTTGACAGCTTAATGTACAAGCTTGCCCCACCAAACCATGCCAAAGCAAGCACAAGGAGCAAgcaaaaggttaaaaaaaaaatgccaaGTTAAAATCTACAATTCAgaggaggaaaagaaagggaaatggGGGGCAAGAGCGCTCGAACTCGGTGATCAATTAATCCCTCTTATGCGCCGAATTACTGTTACAAACACCAAGATTACAACACGAGGACTGGACATACAGGAATCATCCCAAGGCTcacgagagggagagagaggagcaaATCATCCACAGATCAGGTCGGCCTCCCGCTTCAGGAGCACGGTGATTAGCAGCGAGCAGAGCATACCGAGCAGGAGCGAGCCAgcctagaggaggaagaagggagggGAAGCCTAGAAGCGGTCACGGCCGGCTGGTCGGCGACTGCACGGGGAAGAGCGGGAGCAGCCTGGGCGGCGCCTGCAGGTCGCCGCCGGGGCCCGCATTGCCGCGCGGGGACGGGTGGAGGTAGAACCCCTTCTCGGCGATGGCGCGgtcctcggcggccgcggcctcctcggaccccggcagcggcggcagcggcgtgacGGGGCTCCCCAGCGCCAGCGACGGGAAGTCCAGCATGCTCGGCGACAGCACCTCCAGACCGCGCGGCGAGAACCCCCGCGGGGAGAACCCGTTGCCCgcggagccgccggcggcgaaggcggcggcggcagggagcaGCGGGCACAGCATCTTGAGGCTCTTCATGCTGCTCCGCCGCTCGTAGAGCTTGAAAGCCGGCTTCTTGGGCCccgtgggcgccggcgccggcttctGCGGGGCCGGCGGAGACGACTgtgccccgcccgccgcggcggccgcggcggtctCCGGCGTGCCGGTGAGGATCTGGACCACCTGCTTGAAGGAGGTGGTGTCCGCCTGGACGAaggtggtggggaaggggttGGACGGGTCCGCCGACGCCTGGGGCAGCGGCATCGGCATCGGCAGCGCGGCGGCCaccggcgagggcggcgccgggcgcTCCTGGGTGGAGGTGGCTGCGCCGGCGTCCATGAGAAAAATGTCGCCTCTGGCAGCAGGCTTGGCTGGCTTCTCTTGGGAGTGAGAAAgacggggggagagagagaaacaggGGGGTTTTATGGGCTTTTCGGGGATTGGAATTTTGGAGCTTTGGGATCTGGAATTTCAACTGCTGGGGAGATGAGAATTGAGATGAGTGCTttgttttgctttgcttttgttTCGGCCTGGAATATATGAATAaaattgtgtgtgtgtggtgtggCTCAGATCTGACTTCTGAGAGGATGCAAACACCAGCCGGCACTCGAGACTTGTACCAGTAGGTCAATTTCGTCAGGATGGCTGGCTCTGCAGGTGAGCTGGATGGATGTGTTTTTGAATTTCATGTAGATTCTGTCCTTCTCCTCTAACAATATATTTGATGTAGATTCCGTCCTCCCTTTGAATAAGATGGACGACAGCACTGTTCGGCTGAATGTGATGAACTAGTACGTGTAAAATGAGGAAGGCTGTATTGTGGGAATGCGGATACTCCACTTGGTACGTGACTACGTGTTGAGAGGAGAAGCCGTAcagattttattttttgaatgGTTTTACCTATTCATACAGAGTTACATCTTTAGAGATGAATTTTTCTCAAATCTTTTTTAGGTCTATGCTTTAAAATATGTAGAGCTTGTTCTCAGTGGAAAAGGAAGATATGCGGACTCTGAGGAAACATATATGCGTTTGCTTGGGTTTGGAAGGTTTCCATAAAAAGGTGGCGTTTTCTTAGTAGAAAAAAGACATAACGTATGAACAACTTTTAAACTACTCGAGAAGAGACACCAGCCGAAAGAGCACAACACAATTGCAATGTCATTTAGCCTAAATGGCGCCTACTGTTTTGTATGAGCCGTTTGTAAACTCTAAAGCAGAGTATGCTTGGCTTAGCATAGAATTTTTTTCTAGAAAGTATGTTGGTGTTTTAGCGTACTTTCAAACTTCTCTATAGGAGACATCATCATACATGGCACGTATGCATTACTTCCGTTTGAAAGTATATATTTTTGGTAATTTTCCTTACATGTTTTGGAAAGGGGAAATGTGAAGTGTGTTTTTGTGTTTTATTTCAGGGAAAAAAAAGTCATTTACGTGTGAGCCGTTTGCAAACTCCTTGAGAAAAGATCTTGGTGGAAGAGTGTGTTCGGAGCCCACATTGCACgggttgttttcttttttctttttgaaataatACACACGGGTTGTTTTCACGAGTCCATGGGCGTAGTCACTCTTTCTTCACTACTTGTGTCCTTCCAAGAGCGCAAAGCGTGCACCATTTTGTCCAAGGCATCCATCAATTTGTCCAAACCTTTCCTTTATGCTTTATGTCGTTAAACCCATTTAGCTTTATCTGAAGCACGTTTGTTCCATAGGTGGCGAGTTGGAGTTGCACCGGGGAGAGCTGTGGGCGGCAACTAAACAGACGCTAAATTCCATTGCTTGTTAAAACTTTTAATGATTTTTTCCATGGTCACTCAATCAATTTATCGTAAATAATAATAAGCTTGTGTAAAAACTTTTCATTTTATTATTTCACCCATGATTTATGTGTATATTTCTATTGTCGTTCCATACAAGTGTAAGTGTCGTTGTCTGACCAGCCCAGCAAGCAAGTCGAGACCGGAAATTGATGAGGACCATGCCAAGGTAGCTTCAGCAAAGCTGGAGCAATCGGCCGGGCGCATTGACTGGAAGGGTTGCTAAATCGGCGCACGGCCCCGATCCATCATGGTTCGGTTCTCTCCCTGTGGTTCCACCACGTTTGTCTCTTAGTTTCAAAGGTTGGGCTTGACCAGTTTGCTGCATAAAAGGACGCTGACTGCACCATCTCTCCTACTAATTACAACGACAACTTCAACATCATCAATAATATAATTGATATGCAATCTAGCTTCCGGAGCATGCTACCCGATCTGTCGCGGCCATCTTTTGGACAGGTTGCTATATATGTtcggcctgttcggctggacttataagccggctgaaaagctgaaacggctgatttattgtgagagaaaaacactgttcggtggctgataagttgaagcgaacaggctggtTATCACTACTCCTCCAAAGTTAAAAGAACACACTTCATGGATCCAAGCTGGTCAATAAACTGGCTAAGAAAAACTAAGATGGTATATAGTCCAGCAGTTCAGCTCATGCTCTATAAAAACtttcatttgaaaaaaaaaagaatgttcTATAGAAAATTTGTAGTAAAAATCACGTTTTGTTGCCTTAAGAAGTACTGGGCTTAAATGATTTTCATGTCCAATAAACTGGTTAAGCGAATTTCATGCCcattttgatctttttttttggagacTGAATTTGGCATAGATATATACTGTACTCGAGATGAGCACATCAGAACGCCGTTACATATACAGTGGTGgtgtacattttttttttagataatgagtGGTGGTGTACATAAAAAAGGAAGACACGGCGTTGCATCACGGTACGTGGTACAGCAACTTGTTTTGGCCGTAGACGCCGGTACAGCAAGTAGTCAATACTAATGTACGAAACCGAGTGTACAAATTCCGACCGTTAAGCAAGCAGGACCGGATCCCAGTCACTGATGAACAAATCGGGAAGAAGCTTGTCGACCAGCCGGAGCGGCGCCCTACTACTACATTTGAGATGTCACATGCATGTAGTGCCCGTTCGCCGTGTTCCCCGGTTCCTGGACCTGCACTGACCTGACCAATGCGCGCATGGCTGGTTTCTCCCTCTCCCGGAATGGACCGACGGCGACCCCTGCTTGGTTTAATGGCCTTGTTGGTTGcatccttgcattgcatggcCTGGAGCTAGCAAGACGACGGCAGTGATGGAGGCAGTGGGCATGgacggcatgcatgcatgggctGATGAGGAGGCATGGAGTCCAAAAACATGGTGGAAGCTAGTAGCATTGACTTGGAGGAGACCTCGAGTGAGTctgcttgcattgcatgtcTGCGTGTACCGCAACCAGACCCCAAGGGTACCATAATGGTAGGGGGGGGGGAGCGCTGCCTCGCTCCCGGCCTCATATCGCAACAGGTACACGGGAGAAGCAACCCCATAGGGGACCTTCAGCATCTTTGGTTCTTGGTGACGTTATCGTGGGTTCGTGGGTGGCCACCACTGTTCATAGAGGCAAGAGCTCAGCAGTACCCAACAATATCTAATTCCTTCCCTTGCTGGATGATCAGTCGCAGTTTCAGTTTGTGCATCCGTGGTACGCCAAGACGGTAGCCGTAGCGAAAGAGTGTGTGTGTCTCAAGACGCGGGAGTGAGGACAGCTAGGACAGGGGAGCCGAGGATTTTTAGATAGGGGTAGGACAATCAAAGGCCCGCACTTTTCAACGTGCGCCAGTGTGTGATTTGACTTTGGGAGCCATCCCTGCCCCTGCCCCTCTTCCTCGTGGGCTCCTGTTCCTctcgctgccggccggccggccggctcccATCCCGCTCCGCGCCTGCGTGCACGGCTGcacgcagccgcagccgcaggtggagtggagtggcttttgctttctttctttcttttctttattccATCTCCGCCGTCCTCCTGCCCTCTCTGAAGCCAAGTACGATCCCATCCCCTGCCTTTGGCGTCCTCTTTCCGTCAGTTCAGAACTGAAGACAGAAAAGATTATTGTATTCCTTCCCGGTTCACACTGAGACAGGCTGAGATAGCGAGATGGCTTCGCCCATGCGTCGTCGTGGTAATGGACGCTGGCCTCGCCGGCTCGTCCTCCTCGCTCCAGTCGAATCGAACCCCTGCATGGACGCATGGGCATGGTGCTGCATGTCCCCGCTGAACTGAAATAGTTGACGCCTGAAAATTGTGGACACTTTTCTGCAGGCTCGCGGCAGCCGAGGAGCGGCCGCAAAGCCGGGGCTCTGCCCTGTTCGCAGTACGGCGCACGCAAATTCAGATGAGCGGCGCGGAAGACAGGGCCGTCGAGCTGCGCTAGCATACGATTACGATGTGATTCAGTTGGGGACGTGGACAAGGCCTAGCTTCTGCTTGCGTAGGATAGCACAAAGTTGCAACGCGGCTTTTGCGTAAAGCGATCTTGGCGACATTTTACATTCAGGAGAAAGCGACGATGCAGGTGCGTGAGACTGATCAGGTACCCTGCTGCCGGTACACGATTGTATTACTTCTGGTATCGCTGACCTGCCTGATTCTGCACAGATTCATTGGCTGAATGTGATCAATCAAGTAGAAAAATCAAGACGATGATGGTTAGGCATCATGAATTCGTGCAGACAAAGCGAGGAACCGGTGTCCTGGTAAAATACGTTCTTCGGCCCAGCAGCCCACGTACATATGTTGGGCCGTGCAAACGGCCCGGTTGTGTGTGTAAATTTCGGCCTGCATTCTTTGTAAGCACGCAGATCATCTTTCATGCAGGCTTCCACAGTTTGGGATCACACACATGCACAGATCATAATCGTCGAATTCAGCAGAAACGAAAATTCCCCAACCAAAAAATACGCTCAGCTTATATAAAGTACAATTTTGTTTTCAATACAGAATCTTGTCGACCAAATTATAAATGAACAAACATGGCGATCAATCAATCaagaacaataataatagtTGCATTGGGTTTGTACGTATCGTCgtagcgccgcctcctccgccgccgccgccgtcggccgacGTCAAGCTGTGCTGTGCGCGAGCAAAGAAGGCAGGCAGGCGGATGGATCCCCATGGACGCACGGATGGATCAGTTGGTGTTGCGGGCGCAGCGGGTGATGACGGAGCACCCGCGGCGGTAGGGGTTAGCGGCCTtctgcgcgccggcgccgcagttGCTGTAGTAGGAGCGGCCGCGCTGGTTGCAGGGCACCTGGTCCGCCCGCAGCGCTGCGTAGCTGATGTACCGGTTCCggggctgccgcgccgccaGCGTCCGCCGAACGATCTCCTCGCCCGCGCCGACGCCGCTCAGCCcgagctcctccgcctcgtccacgCCGCACTCGCCCACGGCGCCCGAGCACTGCTTCTTCCCCGCCGCAAGGGCGTCCAGCGCGCCCATGTCCGGCACGCCCGCCGAGGCCGGCCGCACGgccaggagcgccgccgccgctgccaccacgaGCGTAAACAGCACGAGCCGAACCGCCGCCATTGGGTGTCTGGTTCTCTTTCTTCGAGCTGGGTGTCTGCAGAATGCAGATAGCTTGCTCCCTGCCTTCTTCTCTCTgtgaaggggaggaggagggggagatgaAAAGGACGACAGGGGAGGACATTTGGAGGGGAAGCCGCTGGACGGGAGACAATCCAGGGCGGCCGCACGCTGCCATGGACGTGCGCCCGCCCGTCGCGGTCTCGCCCCGCCTCGGCGTTGGCGTTCTAGCCTTCCCCTGCATGGATGAAGGTTTGCATGCGCTGCTGGTTATTTGGTGCCCAAGCTAGCCTAATTTTGGTGGTGCCGGTGGCTAGTAGTTCTCCCATCCTAGGCTTAACATGCGGTGTGCATAAGACGGAAAGAAACTTAAAATAGAAATTAATTTTGGATATCAGCACTTTTATAACTATCAAAATCGAGTAAAATTCAGTCTGCACCAACTAAACTGACATTTGTTTATGCAAACTCAACCTCAATGATGAGGTTTGAAGGTGACACGTGTGTTTCCTGACTGTTTGGTTCGTGTAGTGGAGATCAACATAAGGATACCAAGTGCATTTTCGATGgaatgggaaaaaaaatagaggtaCGTTACTTGTTTTCTCCCTTCTTATAAGTCTTGTTGCCTCGACTGCTGATCCAACCTAGAGTTTAGGGTCTTTGAACTGCAAATAAGATCGAATCGCCTGCTAATCTCCTCCCACTTTCATTTAggaggaaattccttattttACACTAGAAGATAACTTAATTCCTTTCTTGACATTGAAAATTTCCTATCCTTTATATGACACCGAGTTCTAACTTTCATCTTTTATTTGGTATTTTCGTCACTTTTGTTAGTTAAGTTGGACACAACGACCACCAAATTACCTataaaattcatgaaacttgTTATGGTCATTTAACAAATGAAGATGAATCCATCTTTCTTAAAACTGCATGTGTACCTTTGCagttttcaaattaaaattcatcaAATTATGCTACTTCTGaagcatatttgaatttttatggcaccaaaatactttccaaaaattatggGAAAACAACTAATTTTCCGTAGATGAGATGTAGTCATTTATAAAATTAGTTTCCTTCATAAGTAACATAGAAAATTATGAGGTTCTTCTAAATAATTTAATAAGTTATTGCATATGATGTGAAAAATATTTGTTAtatttctataatttttttagaacTGTTTGGGTGCATTTAAAATTTAGATAATTTGTAAAAGTAGCctatttggtgaatttttaatAGAGTAAATTAAGGAAAAATTATTATTGAGTAAATCCGAGTATTTCATGGACCTCGTAAAAATTTATCTTTTAGATATGAACCAGTTCTTCAAAGTAACTAACAAATTAAATTGAGTAAGTTTCAGTTTCCAATTACTAAGCCAATTCCCGTTTTTGTACATAACAATGATTAATGCCAATAGAGTCATGTGTCATGCACTAAAATTGTAAATTGTAGAATTAACATTATAAATTGTTCCATGCATGTTCTAAATTCATATTTTGTTAAAGCAATGATATGTTTAGGGCGTGCCCTATGAATTATAAAAAAGCCCAATGCTATTTGAACTTCTTTTATTCTAGAAAAAGGGTTGATGCTATTTGACTATTTAATAATCGTAAGTTTGCATTTACCTTAAACAGTTTCTTATGCTTGTTTGtttgtcatcttcatctagatCTTTTTGATGTTCTTACTGTGTTCTTACTATTAACAGGATACAAAGTTATCATATTCATCATGCTACTTCTCTTCTCTTCAAGCTCACCTACCAGTTGAAGCGTCCCTACTTAAGCGgagactaaatatgatacaaataccagtcccaagaggctgataacacatttattcaacagatggttcacgAACCGTATAACTCCTGAGGGAGCGGGCGCAAAAGCCACGCCAAAACGATAAGTAAAACAACAACGATAACGATCCAAGCTACTGTCCAGATGAACCTAGACAACACTCGGGACTATGCgccagcggaagcatcctgcaaagggccaacaccacaggtaaCGTTGGGTGCGAAAACGACCACCTACTCGATGTCCTCGGCACCGGAGTccaggtcttcctctgaagcaacaaaataagggtgagtacaaacgtactcaacaagtccaaccacaCCAACGGAGGGGGAataacaagaatatgcacaactcataacaaggataaggctaaggttcatttgcaataaagctatatttttaacacatgcaagggttcactTTCAAAAGGGTTTTCGCAAAGCATTTATTTAGTGACCGGATAATTGAGTGGGGTttatcctacacaaaggatccaaattttagtGCTATCAGACTCCCCGTCCGcggtagctcacggcacaactgccaggcacttccaaaatccaacacacgccatgaaaaccatccatctcccaaacactagttatgtgcccaaaccgtaactcatccaataccgtggacacggctatttgaataggttttaactctgtagaggtgtacactttacccacaaatAGGGTActgcagcacgatcaccttagtctCAATgcggatcctatcaaagccattacccaccttagctaaacctgactagccaacacggaaacAACCaagggttaatgacctaccaacgagatcttaactgggacctaagtcacaaagactCACTCCTTTTCCATGATCTttcgttgctcaccagctctcctgatggctaagagactagctagtgggatttatgctaaacCTTTGCCGCATACaaaggtcgagtggttgcacgataaattgggttaggcaagatgacacatcaactcagtcCTTAATTGTCatatggatatctcccaacctactcaaccactaaggtacgagcctaACTTGGCATTTCACaaaagaaacacccatccatctcatctaagcattttcCTACTTTTATTTCCCGAAACCCGTTTACTTCCtttaaaacactcacacctTTATTCTGGATGAGACACATTGTAGTCATAATTGGATTGTAATAAAAtaagtaacaaggtcctaagcattctagcggtgaTTATCATCCAAACAAGGCATAttatatttagagataattcttGGACATTAAGGAAGAATCGTAACagtcaaggggtggctatccaaccggtTTCAgtaataaaacaatatgcaatttataaaactagccaataggttgtgtttgaaaaactgggataaatatgcatcaaaaggtgagattggacttgccgtcctcaaagccttccgggagttcctgctcgcggtatGGATCCTCGAGCTCCGGTTTGAGTTCCTGCTGAGGTACTGGTATAAAATCCCAGCCATCTGGCACTTTACTAGGGGTATAACGGTATAACAACTGGGCTCCTTCCTAGTTTTCATGAACTTAACTGGCATTTGTATCTAGTTGTTTGTACAAATGTTGTTAGATAAAGACACATGTTCAAAAATTGAACATTGTGAAGTAGAGTATTTTGAAATGGATGCTATTAACTTCTTCACACGAATAATGGAGATGCTAGTAACTTAACCGATTTTTTTGAAGGAATGACATGCAtctctctctccacctcttTGGCGTACAGGATACTGATTCATTATAAAGATTTACACATCCCACTTTCTAGGATTGAGAATCTCGACAAATCAACCGgacaaaaccaaaaaaaatgttATTTTGACGCGAGCCCTAAAACTCAGAAGCAAACTAAACCTGCAT encodes the following:
- the LOC117855251 gene encoding VQ motif-containing protein 4 — encoded protein: MDAGAATSTQERPAPPSPVAAALPMPMPLPQASADPSNPFPTTFVQADTTSFKQVVQILTGTPETAAAAAAGGAQSSPPAPQKPAPAPTGPKKPAFKLYERRSSMKSLKMLCPLLPAAAAFAAGGSAGNGFSPRGFSPRGLEVLSPSMLDFPSLALGSPVTPLPPLPGSEEAAAAEDRAIAEKGFYLHPSPRGNAGPGGDLQAPPRLLPLFPVQSPTSRP
- the LOC117859261 gene encoding protein RALF-like 33 codes for the protein MAAVRLVLFTLVVAAAAALLAVRPASAGVPDMGALDALAAGKKQCSGAVGECGVDEAEELGLSGVGAGEEIVRRTLAARQPRNRYISYAALRADQVPCNQRGRSYYSNCGAGAQKAANPYRRGCSVITRCARNTN